In one window of Vigna unguiculata cultivar IT97K-499-35 unplaced genomic scaffold, ASM411807v1 contig_148, whole genome shotgun sequence DNA:
- the LOC114171256 gene encoding uncharacterized protein LOC114171256 has product MQQEFAEYKKRNADEMEALREENSRLRQKIEADQAAGEPYQPRSRADVPPKSRVTAPPHSRVDIHPTEDESEYRPTGPTTGGNYSSFASKRNRRHPFIDGITETPLPHKWKAPTVTYDGTTDPNEFVSIYTNQVGLYSTDDAVLCKSFSVALKGSALEWFMSLPPYTIDSFTTLTTTFTTQFDTSRRHDLTTIALLNLRQEEGEPLRVFIDRFGAIAMKIKDLTPNLILMYMMTSLRPRPFANELAMRPPISMQELRKRAAMFIRVEDMRRYQSNAQTPLAHTNIRKPNKEPPPPPPPHEQNRPMERRPAKFSNYAPLNAPRSRILDEVLQAELIPPPRKYQNPPNADLSKYCHYHRNNGHTTDECDTLRDKIEELVRAGHLKHYIRETGESSHRPRYERNDNRRVKRRTDR; this is encoded by the coding sequence ATGCAGCAAGAATTCGCAGAATACAAGAAAAGAAATGCAGATGAAATGGAGGCATTGAGAGAGGAAAATTCTCGCCTTAGGCAGAAGATAGAAGCAGACCAAGCAGCTGGGGAACCCTACCAACCTCGGTCAAGGGCGGATGTCCCCCCAAAGTCAAGGGTCACTGCCCCTCCCCACTCAAGAGTTGACATCCATCCAACTGAAGACGAAAGCGAGTACAGGCCCACCGGGCCAACGACAGGAGGTAACTACAGCTCCTTCGCGTCGAAGAGGAATCGCCGCCACCCCTTCATAGATGGGATCACAGAAACTCCCCTACCCCATAAATGGAAAGCACCCACCGTGACGTATGATGGCACAACGGACCCAAACGAGTTTGTATCTATTTACACCAACCAAGTGGGGTTATATTCAACGGACGATGCCGTCCTATGTAAATCGTTTTCAGTAGCCCTCAAAGGATCAGCTTTAGAATGGTTCATGAGCCTTCCTCCCTACACCATTGACTCCTTCACCACGCTTACCACCACCTTCACCACCCAGTTCGACACAAGTCGTCGCCACGACCTCACCACAATTGCCCTCCTCAATCTCAGGCAAGAGGAGGGGGAACCTCTCCGAGTTTTTATCGACAGATTCGGCGCCATAGCCATGAAAATCAAGGACCTCACCCCCAATCTCATACTGATGTACATGATGACCTCCCTCCGTCCGAGACCCTTCGCTAATGAATTAGCAATGCGTCCCCCCATAAGCATGCAGGAGCTTAGGAAGAGAGCAGCCATGTTTATCAGAGTCGAAGACATGAGGCGATACCAGAGTAACGCTCAAACCCCTTTAGCACACACCAACATCAGGAAACCCAATAAAgagccccccccccccccccccccgcaTGAACAGAACCGCCCGATGGAGCGAAGACCCGCTAAGTTCTCCAACTACGCTCCCCTGAACGCACCCAGATCTCGCATACTCGATGAAGTGCTGCAAGCCGAACTCATCCCCCCGCCCAGAAAGTACCAAAACCCACCTAATGCGGACCTGAGCAAATACTGCCATTACCATCGCAACAACGGCCATACGACTGATGAATGCGATACCCTGCGAGACAAGATAGAAGAACTCGTGCGAGCCGGACATCTCAAACATTACATAAGAGAAACCGGGGAAAGTTCTCACAGACCTCGGTATGAGAGGAATGACAATAGGCGAGTCAAGCGACGAACAGACCGATGA